The following coding sequences lie in one Psychrobacter arenosus genomic window:
- a CDS encoding type III-B CRISPR module-associated Cmr3 family protein → MTIYSSDLHAPRQALVSFEQVDSWFFRESRPHGSVGTNALSSVFPPPTRTLMGSLRSLIGHQYFAQNAENTWSDLDNLPQLKAVIGNAHHLGSLSPRGVFIRQNNTNYLPIPSTICHKLIDNVDHYLALQPTEAAYDTDQGAIKLLQLPATAKDISDTRGFKPIESAWLGKSNWEKLLAGQLAHLSEKDSIKHQTDFMSTEERLGIQVNPHIRGIEEGQLYQTSHIRLESNTEIVMPICYDDSQLNEVLEPGFIEQSHLVRLGGEARMASLNFTENVDYLPQAPSNLTVTDNSKKHFIIYLLTKLKINGESWVPEGFAYDEHSQEWQGNILGLDINLMTACIAKAHREGGWDQLQHKPREIVSYLPAGTVFFVSVNTNINDQLIIDALHGKPFLQKDEWGEGVMLVGRPISN, encoded by the coding sequence ATGACAATCTATTCATCAGATTTACATGCGCCAAGACAAGCTTTGGTGAGCTTTGAGCAGGTTGATAGTTGGTTTTTTCGTGAATCGCGGCCTCATGGCAGTGTGGGCACTAATGCCCTCAGTTCAGTTTTTCCACCACCTACTCGCACACTAATGGGGTCGCTGCGTAGCCTTATCGGACACCAGTACTTTGCTCAAAATGCTGAAAATACTTGGAGTGATTTAGACAATTTGCCTCAGCTAAAGGCAGTTATCGGTAATGCGCACCATTTAGGTAGTCTTAGCCCAAGAGGGGTCTTTATACGTCAGAATAATACGAACTATTTACCAATACCTAGCACCATCTGTCATAAGCTTATTGATAATGTTGACCATTACTTGGCCTTGCAGCCTACCGAGGCAGCTTATGATACAGATCAAGGGGCAATCAAGCTTTTGCAATTACCTGCTACCGCTAAGGATATTAGTGATACAAGGGGATTTAAACCTATTGAAAGTGCTTGGTTGGGCAAGTCTAATTGGGAAAAGCTACTAGCTGGGCAACTAGCTCATCTATCAGAAAAAGACAGTATTAAGCATCAGACTGATTTCATGAGTACAGAAGAGCGCTTAGGTATTCAAGTCAATCCTCATATACGGGGAATTGAAGAAGGGCAACTCTATCAAACCAGTCATATTCGTCTCGAAAGCAATACTGAAATAGTGATGCCTATTTGCTATGACGACAGCCAGTTAAATGAAGTGTTAGAGCCGGGCTTCATTGAACAGTCGCACTTAGTGAGATTAGGAGGTGAGGCACGTATGGCAAGCTTAAATTTCACTGAAAATGTAGACTACTTACCTCAAGCCCCCTCCAATCTGACAGTAACAGATAATAGCAAAAAGCATTTTATAATCTATCTCTTAACCAAGCTTAAAATAAATGGTGAGAGTTGGGTACCAGAAGGTTTTGCTTATGACGAACATAGTCAAGAGTGGCAAGGCAATATACTAGGATTAGATATTAATCTAATGACTGCTTGTATTGCGAAAGCTCATCGCGAAGGGGGATGGGACCAACTACAGCATAAGCCGAGAGAGATTGTTAGTTATTTACCTGCCGGTACTGTTTTTTTTGTAAGTGTCAATACGAATATCAATGATCAACTCATTATAGATGCTCTGCATGGTAAGCCTTTTTTGCAGAAGGATGAATGGGGAGAGGGTGTGATGTTAGTAGGGAGACCAATATCTAACTAA